In Bacillus sp. FJAT-45037, the following are encoded in one genomic region:
- a CDS encoding adenine deaminase C-terminal domain-containing protein, whose product MTERIYRWTKKRLRQQLEVVRGEQAPSLVLKNATYLNHARRKWLQANIWITQDRIVYVGDAMPEKVEGTEIVDCSNSYIVPGYIEHHAHPFQLYNPHSFAKYAAARGTTTLINDNLMFFLNLEKKKALSLIEALDELPSSMYWWCRYDGQTELKNDELFSNSKMKAWLEHHLVIQGGELTSWPKVLAGDDSTLHWMQETTRLRKPIEGHFPGASEKTLSQMALLGVTCDHEAMTGEEVVRRLNLGYTTSLRHSSIRPDLPKLLKEMKEQGVDVFDRCIMTTDGSTPTFYEKGVMDYLIKIALEEGIDPIDAYAMATYNVARYYNLDHKLGMIAPGRIAHLNFLSEIDDPTPTSVLAKGQWVMREGKQCEGYETFPWEDYGISSLKIDWDLTADELHFSMPMGIEMVNAVILKPYQIPIECTENELSHDHDESFFVMLDKNGKWLIATLLKGFANRISGFASSFSNTGDIVLIGKNLNDMIQAFNALKEQGGGMTLVEDGELIGSIPLTLFGLLSSKPMQEVIEEEKTFVQLLRERGYKHADPIYSLLFFSSTHLPYIRVTQHGIYDVHKKTVLFPSIMR is encoded by the coding sequence ATGACGGAGCGAATTTATCGCTGGACTAAAAAACGTTTACGCCAACAACTTGAGGTTGTTAGAGGAGAGCAAGCGCCTTCGCTCGTCCTAAAAAATGCAACCTACCTTAATCATGCTCGACGAAAATGGCTACAAGCAAATATATGGATTACTCAAGATCGCATCGTTTATGTGGGAGACGCGATGCCAGAAAAAGTGGAGGGAACAGAAATTGTTGACTGTTCAAACTCGTATATCGTTCCTGGCTATATTGAGCATCATGCGCATCCATTTCAACTTTATAATCCCCATAGTTTCGCAAAATATGCAGCTGCGCGGGGAACGACAACACTCATTAACGATAACTTAATGTTCTTTTTAAATCTCGAAAAAAAGAAAGCGCTTTCTTTGATTGAAGCTTTAGATGAGTTGCCTTCATCGATGTATTGGTGGTGCCGTTATGATGGACAGACTGAATTAAAAAATGATGAGCTCTTTTCTAATTCGAAAATGAAAGCATGGCTGGAGCATCATTTAGTTATTCAAGGCGGGGAATTAACGTCATGGCCTAAAGTATTAGCAGGTGATGATTCCACGCTGCATTGGATGCAAGAAACAACAAGACTTCGTAAGCCAATTGAAGGTCATTTTCCAGGTGCCTCGGAGAAAACTCTTTCACAAATGGCTTTGCTCGGTGTGACATGTGATCATGAAGCGATGACAGGAGAAGAAGTGGTGAGGCGTTTGAACCTCGGATATACGACATCCTTAAGGCACTCATCGATTCGACCTGATCTACCGAAGCTGCTCAAAGAAATGAAGGAGCAAGGAGTCGATGTGTTTGATCGATGCATCATGACAACAGATGGTTCAACACCAACTTTTTATGAAAAAGGGGTCATGGATTACTTAATTAAGATTGCGCTTGAAGAGGGAATCGACCCTATTGATGCGTACGCGATGGCAACTTATAATGTAGCCCGTTATTATAATCTCGATCATAAGTTGGGCATGATTGCTCCTGGGCGAATCGCACATTTGAACTTCTTGTCAGAGATCGATGACCCTACACCCACATCGGTATTAGCAAAAGGACAATGGGTAATGCGTGAGGGCAAACAATGTGAAGGTTATGAAACGTTCCCATGGGAAGATTATGGTATTAGCTCGTTGAAGATTGACTGGGATTTAACGGCAGATGAATTGCACTTCTCGATGCCAATGGGAATTGAGATGGTGAATGCGGTCATCTTAAAACCGTATCAAATTCCAATTGAATGCACAGAAAATGAGTTAAGTCATGATCATGATGAAAGTTTCTTTGTCATGCTGGATAAGAATGGGAAGTGGCTTATTGCCACATTGTTAAAAGGATTCGCTAATCGTATTTCGGGCTTTGCTAGTTCATTTTCCAATACAGGAGATATTGTATTAATCGGTAAAAATTTAAACGACATGATTCAAGCATTCAATGCGCTTAAGGAACAAGGTGGGGGGATGACACTTGTTGAGGATGGCGAGTTGATAGGGTCTATTCCGCTTACTCTTTTCGGGCTACTATCATCAAAACCGATGCAAGAGGTGATAGAGGAGGAGAAGACGTTTGTTCAGTTGCTGAGAGAACGTGGATACAAACATGCTGACCCTATTTATAGCTTGTTATTCTTCTCGTCGACACACTTACCGTATATTCGTGTTACCCAGCACGGAATTTATGATGTCCATAAGAAAACGGTACTCTTTCCTTCGATTATGCGTTAA
- a CDS encoding EYxxD motif small membrane protein: MEVIMFNIQEYATDSLFIYILLIGSVIAFLYVFMKKKRSK, translated from the coding sequence ATGGAGGTTATTATGTTCAATATTCAAGAGTATGCAACGGATTCGTTGTTTATTTATATTTTGCTCATTGGAAGTGTAATTGCGTTTTTGTATGTGTTTATGAAGAAAAAACGCTCGAAATAG
- the ald gene encoding alanine dehydrogenase — protein MIIGIPKEIKNNENRVAITPAGVVALTNSGHQIMIEQGAGIGSGFEDTDYITAGATIIPEASDVWAKAEMVMKVKEPLSSEYGYFRKGLILFTYLHLAAEPELAKALVDSGVIAIAYETVEVNRTLPLLTPMSEVAGRMASQIGAQFLEKSKGGKGILLSGVPGVKRGKVTIIGGGVVGTNAAKIAIGLGADVTLMDLSADRLRQLDDQFGNDIQTLMSNPMNIADAVRESDLVIGAVLIPGAKAPKLVTEEMIKSMSPGSVVVDVAIDQGGIIETVDKITTHDNPTYTKHGVVHYAVANMPGAVSRTSTIGLTNVTIPYAMQIANKGVEKAVAENPALALGVNVANGDVTYNAVARDLGYELVTVENALAKTSTVQA, from the coding sequence ATGATTATTGGTATTCCAAAGGAAATTAAAAACAATGAAAACCGTGTAGCGATTACTCCAGCTGGTGTTGTAGCCCTAACTAATAGCGGCCACCAAATTATGATTGAGCAAGGCGCTGGAATTGGAAGCGGATTTGAAGATACAGATTACATCACAGCAGGTGCAACCATTATTCCTGAAGCGAGTGACGTTTGGGCAAAAGCTGAAATGGTGATGAAAGTAAAAGAACCACTTAGCTCTGAGTACGGATACTTCCGTAAAGGGTTAATTCTCTTCACGTACCTACACCTAGCTGCTGAGCCAGAACTTGCTAAAGCACTTGTTGACAGTGGTGTGATTGCGATTGCATATGAAACAGTAGAAGTGAACCGTACTCTTCCACTTCTTACTCCAATGAGTGAAGTAGCTGGACGTATGGCTTCTCAAATTGGCGCACAATTCCTTGAGAAATCTAAAGGTGGAAAAGGGATTCTTCTATCAGGAGTACCTGGTGTCAAACGTGGGAAAGTAACAATCATCGGTGGCGGTGTTGTTGGAACAAATGCTGCGAAAATTGCTATTGGTCTTGGTGCTGATGTAACATTAATGGACTTAAGTGCAGATCGTCTTCGTCAACTTGATGATCAGTTCGGAAACGACATTCAAACACTTATGTCTAACCCAATGAACATCGCTGATGCGGTTCGAGAATCTGATCTTGTGATCGGTGCAGTATTAATTCCCGGAGCAAAAGCACCTAAGCTTGTAACAGAGGAAATGATTAAATCAATGTCGCCTGGTTCTGTTGTTGTTGACGTTGCAATCGACCAAGGTGGTATTATCGAAACGGTTGATAAGATTACAACTCATGACAACCCAACTTACACAAAACACGGTGTTGTACACTATGCGGTTGCCAACATGCCTGGAGCTGTTTCACGTACGTCAACAATCGGCTTAACGAACGTAACGATTCCTTACGCTATGCAAATCGCTAACAAAGGCGTAGAAAAAGCTGTAGCTGAAAACCCTGCTCTAGCACTTGGGGTCAATGTTGCAAATGGCGATGTTACTTACAACGCTGTAGCTCGTGATCTTGGTTATGAACTTGTAACTGTAGAAAATGCTTTAGCAAAAACTTCAACTGTTCAAGCGTAA
- a CDS encoding PucR family transcriptional regulator produces the protein MNDINRPSFNRPFDSLEEFVDAISERLQCPVTIEDANHHLLAYSSHDDGTDPARISTIIGRRVPERVINRFWKEGVIPTLNQSDDPLVIPSINEIGLGNRVAISIRKNNEVLGYIWVLEIGRTLTQTDLNDLKQAANKAKNQLLQLNMQKKKKEKNHQELLWEMITGDAKDHQFIAKQLTKIGINAKKPLAVLIFSFSWMSDDLYRKLIYVAKTTQKLNIHIQTLDENQLIFLVSPLAQHEDMAETKAFIETFTTQVKERLGITDVWAGCGYAYEHYDWIKRSYDEANTVIQLKQTFEKELATAHYYHELGIFRYIDVLKKSDQLQNVTSNPAIRKLQVYDLEHRTNLLETLEVILNRDGNMNEAAKHLHCHVNTLNYRLKRIQEIANIQLKDPVQKIGLYLDMKLIRDS, from the coding sequence ATGAACGACATTAACCGCCCCTCCTTTAATCGACCGTTTGACTCTTTAGAAGAATTTGTAGACGCCATTAGTGAACGTCTACAATGCCCTGTTACCATTGAGGATGCGAACCACCATCTGTTAGCGTATAGCTCTCATGACGACGGTACAGATCCAGCTAGAATTTCTACGATCATTGGTAGACGTGTTCCTGAACGTGTTATCAATCGTTTTTGGAAAGAAGGCGTTATTCCAACCTTAAACCAAAGTGACGATCCTCTTGTGATTCCAAGTATTAATGAAATCGGTCTTGGTAATCGCGTAGCCATCTCCATCCGCAAGAACAACGAAGTTCTTGGTTACATCTGGGTGCTTGAAATTGGCCGAACGCTGACTCAAACGGATCTCAATGATTTAAAGCAAGCTGCAAACAAAGCAAAAAATCAATTGCTTCAACTAAATATGCAAAAAAAGAAAAAAGAGAAAAATCATCAAGAGTTGCTATGGGAGATGATTACAGGAGATGCGAAGGATCATCAGTTTATCGCTAAGCAATTAACGAAAATTGGGATCAACGCAAAGAAACCACTTGCTGTATTGATTTTTAGTTTCAGTTGGATGAGTGACGACTTATATAGGAAGTTAATTTACGTCGCTAAAACAACACAGAAACTGAACATCCACATTCAAACACTCGATGAAAATCAATTAATCTTTCTCGTCTCTCCCCTTGCTCAACATGAAGATATGGCTGAGACAAAGGCTTTTATCGAAACATTTACCACTCAAGTGAAAGAGCGGTTAGGCATTACTGATGTTTGGGCTGGTTGTGGTTATGCATATGAACACTATGATTGGATTAAACGAAGTTATGATGAGGCAAATACGGTCATTCAATTGAAGCAAACTTTTGAAAAAGAGTTAGCGACCGCCCATTATTATCATGAACTCGGTATCTTCCGCTACATTGATGTTCTTAAGAAATCCGATCAACTTCAAAATGTGACCTCAAACCCTGCGATCAGAAAACTTCAAGTGTATGACCTTGAACATCGAACAAATTTACTGGAAACATTGGAAGTTATCTTAAACCGAGACGGAAATATGAACGAGGCTGCCAAACATCTTCACTGTCATGTCAACACTCTTAACTATCGGCTTAAACGAATCCAGGAGATCGCCAATATTCAATTGAAGGACCCTGTTCAAAAGATAGGCCTTTATTTAGATATGAAGCTCATCCGTGATTCTTAA
- a CDS encoding YgaP family membrane protein gives MKPNIGRIDALIRITAGFTVLAYSISKLVRKPHHNRSLLAAMLGGMKIAEGITRFCPLIYIAKNELMHNQDEKQEDHHQDPRVMNPS, from the coding sequence TTGAAACCAAATATAGGCCGAATTGATGCTCTAATCCGAATTACCGCAGGCTTTACTGTACTTGCTTATTCAATTTCAAAACTTGTCAGAAAGCCCCATCATAACCGTTCGCTTCTTGCAGCCATGCTTGGAGGAATGAAAATTGCAGAAGGCATCACCCGCTTCTGCCCACTCATCTATATTGCCAAAAACGAGCTCATGCATAACCAAGACGAAAAACAAGAAGACCACCACCAAGACCCAAGAGTCATGAACCCATCGTGA
- the purD gene encoding phosphoribosylamine--glycine ligase yields MNVLVIGSGGREHTIAWKLNQSKQVDTVFVAPGNDGMRDVATNVAISEGDHEALVQFAKENDVQLTIVGPEVPLLAGLVDRFTEEGLVAFGPKKGAARLEGSKSYAKGIMEKYDIPTGAYQTFTDYDLAASYVKEQGAPIVIKADGLAAGKGVVVAMTEEQALNALQSMLNDQAFGEASASVVIEEYLEGEELSLMAFVHGNVVAPMVAAQDHKRAFDQDEGPNTGGMGAYSPVPQFGQEQIDDAVKRILKPTAQAMITEGHPFTGILYAGLMMTATGPKVIEFNVRFGDPETQVVLARLESDLIDVIQTLLEGDQPQLSWSNDAVVGVVMASKGYPGVYEKGSVIKELETFSEEAMLFHAGTKLVDGQWVTNGGRVVLAAARGETLSIAQKSVYNYLSKIESDGLFYRRDIGHKAISSVFSS; encoded by the coding sequence ATGAATGTTCTAGTCATTGGAAGTGGTGGTCGTGAGCATACGATCGCATGGAAGCTCAACCAAAGTAAACAGGTGGATACGGTATTTGTCGCACCAGGCAATGATGGGATGCGCGATGTTGCAACTAATGTAGCCATTTCTGAGGGAGATCACGAGGCACTTGTCCAATTTGCCAAGGAAAATGATGTTCAACTTACCATTGTTGGTCCTGAGGTGCCCCTTTTAGCAGGACTTGTCGATCGATTCACTGAAGAAGGACTTGTCGCATTTGGACCGAAAAAAGGCGCAGCACGTCTTGAAGGAAGTAAGTCTTATGCGAAGGGAATTATGGAGAAATACGACATTCCAACAGGTGCTTATCAAACATTTACTGATTATGACTTAGCGGCGAGTTACGTGAAGGAACAAGGTGCCCCGATAGTCATTAAGGCAGATGGTTTGGCAGCTGGAAAAGGTGTCGTTGTAGCGATGACTGAAGAACAAGCGCTTAATGCTTTGCAATCGATGTTAAATGATCAAGCATTTGGTGAGGCGAGTGCCTCTGTAGTCATTGAAGAGTATCTCGAAGGTGAAGAGCTATCATTGATGGCATTTGTCCACGGGAACGTTGTTGCCCCTATGGTAGCTGCGCAAGATCATAAGAGAGCGTTTGATCAAGATGAAGGACCGAACACTGGAGGAATGGGTGCATATTCTCCTGTTCCACAGTTTGGTCAAGAGCAAATTGATGATGCGGTCAAAAGAATCTTAAAACCAACGGCACAAGCGATGATCACTGAAGGCCATCCGTTTACAGGAATTTTATATGCTGGACTAATGATGACAGCCACAGGGCCGAAAGTCATTGAATTTAACGTTCGCTTTGGTGACCCTGAGACGCAAGTCGTACTCGCGCGTCTTGAATCTGATTTAATTGATGTTATTCAGACACTACTTGAAGGCGATCAGCCACAGTTATCATGGTCAAATGATGCAGTCGTTGGTGTCGTCATGGCGAGTAAGGGATACCCAGGAGTATACGAAAAAGGATCAGTGATTAAAGAGCTCGAGACATTTTCTGAAGAAGCGATGTTATTTCATGCCGGAACAAAGCTTGTCGATGGGCAATGGGTAACAAATGGTGGACGCGTCGTGCTCGCTGCAGCTCGAGGCGAAACGCTGAGCATCGCACAAAAGTCTGTATATAATTATCTTTCAAAAATAGAAAGTGATGGTCTTTTCTACCGTCGAGACATCGGACACAAAGCTATTTCGAGCGTTTTTTCTTCATAA
- the purN gene encoding phosphoribosylglycinamide formyltransferase has translation MKIAVFASGTGTNAEVLMNAAKVGRLRAEIVLVVSDKPTAKVLDRAKLAGVETFAFQPSNYENKKAFEKEIVQELRSRNVDAVVLAGYMRLVGPTLLSSYEERMVNIHPSLLPKFPGLDAIGQAYRAGVKETGVTIHLVDAGMDTGPIMAQQKIEIASDDTIETLTKKIQAVEHQLYPETIHSWIESMELEGVKKK, from the coding sequence ATGAAAATCGCCGTTTTTGCCTCTGGAACTGGAACAAATGCCGAAGTGTTGATGAACGCAGCTAAGGTAGGTCGATTAAGAGCAGAGATCGTACTAGTAGTTAGCGATAAACCTACAGCAAAGGTACTAGATCGCGCAAAACTAGCTGGGGTGGAGACCTTTGCGTTTCAACCATCAAACTATGAGAATAAAAAAGCTTTTGAGAAAGAAATCGTCCAGGAGTTAAGGAGTCGTAATGTAGATGCAGTCGTGTTGGCTGGTTACATGCGCTTAGTAGGTCCGACGTTACTGTCAAGCTATGAAGAGCGAATGGTCAACATTCATCCGTCGCTCCTTCCAAAGTTTCCAGGTCTTGATGCAATTGGTCAGGCGTACCGAGCGGGTGTAAAAGAGACCGGTGTAACGATTCATCTAGTTGACGCCGGGATGGACACTGGGCCAATCATGGCACAACAGAAGATCGAAATCGCGTCAGATGATACAATAGAGACGTTAACAAAAAAGATACAAGCTGTAGAACATCAATTATATCCAGAAACAATTCATAGCTGGATCGAGTCGATGGAGCTGGAAGGAGTTAAGAAAAAATGA
- the alr gene encoding alanine racemase, with protein sequence MKTSSYRNTYANISLHALQQNAAAFKASLSTPSCQLMAVVKGDGYGHGAIPAAKAALLGGATYLGVAILDEAIELREAGINAPILVLGYTSPDALQKAIDHQIAITVFSTDVRDHLITLAETNSSSVNVHIKTDTGMGRVGVQTEEELLHLVTPLAEHKNIVLEGIFTHFAEADAPLSTYTDEQYKRFLSFIDALDKEGINIPIKHCCNSAGALFHRDKHLDMVRIGISLYGLKPDPALEFPINLKQAMRLYSSIVSLRTLQEGSSISYGRTHTLPSERVVATMPIGYADGLSRALSNRGFVLIGDQKAPIIGRVCMDQTMIDATDLVDVQVGQAVEFPIDEMAELIGTINYEIVCAVSKRVPRYYNDL encoded by the coding sequence ATGAAGACGAGTAGTTACAGGAATACATATGCAAATATTTCACTACATGCGCTACAACAAAACGCCGCTGCTTTTAAAGCTTCTTTAAGTACACCATCGTGCCAACTTATGGCTGTTGTCAAAGGAGATGGCTACGGTCACGGAGCGATTCCAGCAGCCAAAGCGGCCCTTTTAGGCGGAGCGACTTATTTAGGTGTGGCGATTTTAGATGAGGCGATTGAACTTCGTGAAGCAGGAATTAATGCTCCCATTCTCGTACTAGGATACACTTCACCAGATGCGTTACAAAAAGCCATCGATCATCAGATTGCAATTACTGTCTTCTCGACCGATGTCCGAGATCATTTAATAACGCTTGCTGAGACAAACTCTTCCTCTGTGAACGTACACATTAAAACAGATACTGGGATGGGCCGTGTCGGCGTTCAGACCGAAGAAGAACTCCTTCATCTAGTGACTCCTTTAGCAGAACATAAAAACATTGTGCTTGAAGGAATCTTCACTCACTTTGCGGAGGCAGATGCCCCTCTTTCCACTTATACCGATGAACAATATAAGAGATTCCTCTCATTCATCGACGCATTAGATAAAGAAGGGATAAATATACCAATCAAACATTGTTGTAACAGTGCAGGTGCTCTCTTCCATAGGGATAAGCATCTGGATATGGTGCGAATAGGTATTAGCTTATATGGGTTAAAACCAGACCCAGCACTTGAATTTCCGATCAATCTCAAGCAAGCGATGCGTCTTTATTCGAGTATCGTATCTCTCAGAACATTACAAGAAGGCTCATCGATTAGTTACGGTCGCACACATACATTACCATCAGAACGAGTGGTAGCGACCATGCCAATTGGGTATGCAGATGGCTTGTCTCGCGCCCTTTCTAATCGAGGATTTGTCTTAATAGGTGATCAAAAAGCTCCCATTATCGGCCGCGTTTGTATGGACCAAACAATGATTGATGCGACCGATCTCGTTGATGTTCAAGTTGGTCAAGCGGTTGAATTTCCAATTGATGAAATGGCTGAATTAATAGGAACGATAAACTATGAGATTGTTTGTGCCGTCAGTAAACGAGTCCCAAGATATTACAACGATCTTTGA
- a CDS encoding DUF3048 domain-containing protein — protein MKRPLIAAAIATLLLSVGCSESAEEVNDLVAPEEIDIEDQEEVEETIDTPSATYPLTGLNAEGEIENRPIAVMINNHPAARPQTGLVDADVVYEVLAEGEMTRFVAIYQSTLPENVGPVRSAREYHLDLAQGYDAAFITHGWSPGAETDLQAGKIDYLSGLQYDGTLFQRSSDRRAPHNSYITFENIKTGLEQQGYEWTGSTKPLAFYPHEDIQVVGNGATEIEINYYNRNYVSFRFDEESGFYHRYNQDSQTVDQVTDEPLELANVFVVETDHRVVDDVGRREIDLSSGGRALLMHSGLANEVQWKNENERIIPVDKNGNEIQLKPGATWINIVPSSPGMDETVTYQ, from the coding sequence ATGAAACGACCATTAATAGCGGCTGCAATTGCAACACTCTTATTGTCTGTAGGCTGTAGTGAGAGTGCAGAAGAAGTAAATGATTTAGTCGCTCCAGAAGAAATAGATATAGAAGATCAAGAAGAAGTTGAAGAAACAATCGATACCCCTTCTGCAACCTATCCTTTAACAGGTTTAAATGCGGAAGGAGAAATTGAGAATCGGCCAATTGCTGTGATGATTAACAACCACCCAGCAGCAAGACCCCAAACAGGACTCGTCGATGCGGACGTTGTATATGAGGTGTTGGCTGAAGGGGAAATGACACGCTTTGTTGCCATTTATCAAAGTACTTTGCCTGAAAATGTAGGACCTGTTCGCAGTGCGCGTGAATATCATCTCGATTTAGCACAAGGATATGACGCAGCATTCATCACTCATGGTTGGAGTCCAGGTGCAGAGACTGATCTTCAAGCCGGAAAAATAGACTATTTAAGTGGTTTACAATATGACGGGACGCTCTTTCAACGTTCATCAGACAGAAGAGCCCCGCATAACTCATACATCACATTTGAAAACATCAAAACGGGACTCGAACAGCAAGGGTATGAATGGACAGGCAGCACGAAGCCACTCGCATTTTATCCTCACGAAGACATTCAAGTTGTAGGTAATGGAGCAACAGAAATCGAGATTAATTATTACAACCGGAACTATGTCTCGTTTCGATTTGACGAAGAAAGTGGTTTCTATCACAGATACAATCAAGACTCGCAGACTGTTGATCAAGTAACAGACGAACCACTTGAACTAGCGAATGTGTTCGTTGTCGAGACAGACCATCGTGTAGTCGATGATGTGGGGAGACGAGAGATTGATCTATCATCAGGCGGAAGAGCTCTACTCATGCATAGCGGCTTAGCAAATGAAGTACAATGGAAAAATGAGAATGAACGTATCATCCCAGTCGATAAAAATGGCAACGAGATTCAGTTAAAACCAGGTGCAACTTGGATTAACATTGTCCCATCATCACCAGGAATGGATGAAACTGTCACGTATCAATAA
- a CDS encoding YerC/YecD family TrpR-related protein produces MQIDKLRGKEVDQLFNAILSLKNLEESYEFFDDLCTINEIQSLAQRLEVARMLQNGFTYHKIETETGASTATISRVKRCLNYGNDGYKMTLERIKEKDTVEEK; encoded by the coding sequence ATGCAAATCGACAAGTTGAGAGGGAAAGAAGTGGATCAACTATTTAATGCGATCCTTTCCTTAAAAAATCTTGAAGAGTCTTATGAATTTTTTGATGATCTATGTACAATTAATGAGATTCAATCTTTAGCACAACGCCTTGAAGTGGCTAGAATGCTTCAGAATGGGTTTACGTATCATAAGATCGAAACCGAGACAGGGGCGAGCACAGCGACGATCTCCCGTGTGAAACGATGCCTGAACTATGGCAACGATGGGTACAAAATGACGCTCGAGCGTATTAAAGAAAAAGATACAGTTGAAGAGAAATAA
- the purH gene encoding bifunctional phosphoribosylaminoimidazolecarboxamide formyltransferase/IMP cyclohydrolase, whose protein sequence is MKRRALVSVSNKEGIIPFVEGLVKQGFEVVSTGGTKKAIQEAGIAVTGIQEVTGFPEILEGRVKTLHPNIHGGLLAMREKQDHLKQLNEHHITPIDVVVVNLYPFQQTIAKEGTTFEEAIENIDIGGPSMLRAAAKNHKHVTVVVDPTDYEGVLAELQETSDVKSETRRRLAAKVFRHTAAYDAVIAEYLTEAVGEESPESFTITYEKKQDLRYGENPHQKATFYKKPLAKKGSIATAVQLHGKELSYNNINDANAALAIVKEFMQPAAVAVKHMNPCGVGTGQTIEEAYDKAFDADHVSIFGGIIALNKEVDASTALKMKEIFLEIIIAPSFTKEALAILQEKKNLRLLTVETTKAASTEKTLTSIHGGLLIQDEDIYSFEDADITVPTKREPTEEEWNALKLAWKVVKHVKSNAIVLANNQMTVGVGAGQMNRVGAASIALTQAAERMEGVVMGSDAFFPMGDTVEAAAKAGVKAIIQPGGSIRDQESIDMADQYGIAMVFTGVRHFKH, encoded by the coding sequence ATGAAGAGAAGAGCATTAGTCAGTGTATCGAATAAAGAGGGCATTATCCCATTTGTTGAGGGGCTAGTTAAACAAGGGTTTGAGGTCGTCTCAACAGGGGGAACAAAAAAAGCGATCCAAGAAGCAGGTATTGCTGTCACCGGTATTCAAGAAGTAACCGGTTTTCCAGAAATTCTAGAAGGACGTGTCAAAACTCTCCATCCAAACATTCACGGTGGATTGCTTGCCATGCGTGAGAAACAAGATCACTTGAAACAACTAAACGAACATCATATTACACCAATTGATGTCGTTGTGGTTAATCTATACCCATTCCAACAAACGATTGCTAAAGAAGGTACAACATTTGAAGAGGCAATCGAAAATATCGACATTGGTGGGCCAAGTATGCTACGAGCTGCGGCAAAGAATCACAAGCATGTCACAGTCGTTGTCGACCCTACTGATTATGAAGGGGTTCTGGCAGAATTACAAGAAACATCAGATGTGAAATCGGAGACGCGTCGCCGTCTTGCAGCGAAAGTATTCCGTCACACAGCAGCCTATGATGCAGTCATTGCTGAATACTTAACAGAAGCTGTCGGGGAAGAAAGTCCAGAGTCATTCACTATTACATATGAAAAAAAACAAGACTTACGTTACGGAGAGAACCCTCACCAAAAAGCAACATTTTATAAAAAGCCGTTAGCTAAAAAGGGTTCAATTGCAACCGCTGTTCAACTACATGGAAAAGAGCTTTCGTACAACAATATTAATGATGCAAACGCAGCTCTTGCGATTGTGAAAGAATTTATGCAACCAGCAGCTGTTGCAGTCAAACATATGAACCCATGCGGTGTTGGAACAGGTCAAACGATAGAAGAAGCGTATGATAAAGCGTTTGATGCTGATCACGTCTCAATCTTTGGTGGCATCATCGCTTTAAACAAAGAAGTCGATGCGTCGACAGCCCTTAAAATGAAGGAAATTTTCTTAGAGATTATTATTGCTCCATCATTTACAAAAGAAGCGCTTGCTATCTTACAAGAGAAGAAAAACCTGCGTTTACTAACCGTTGAGACAACTAAAGCAGCATCGACAGAAAAAACACTCACATCGATCCACGGTGGTTTACTCATACAAGATGAAGACATATATAGCTTTGAAGATGCTGACATCACAGTTCCAACAAAACGTGAACCAACAGAAGAAGAGTGGAACGCTTTGAAACTTGCATGGAAAGTGGTAAAGCATGTGAAGTCAAATGCAATTGTTCTTGCAAATAATCAAATGACAGTTGGAGTTGGGGCAGGTCAGATGAATCGTGTGGGTGCAGCTAGTATTGCACTAACTCAAGCAGCCGAGCGTATGGAGGGTGTTGTGATGGGATCTGATGCATTCTTTCCAATGGGTGACACCGTCGAAGCCGCAGCGAAAGCTGGAGTAAAAGCAATCATTCAACCAGGCGGTTCGATTCGCGACCAAGAGTCGATTGATATGGCTGATCAATATGGCATTGCTATGGTCTTCACAGGCGTCCGTCATTTCAAACATTAA